In Megalobrama amblycephala isolate DHTTF-2021 linkage group LG9, ASM1881202v1, whole genome shotgun sequence, the sequence TATGTAAAACTAGGCTGGGCAAGGCATAGCCTTCCCCCAGTTATGGACTAATGTGGAATTTTCTCATTCAAATCACTGCAAAATTTGGCTTGCATTCCTGAACCCAAAGCTGAATGTCTTTTCCCATTTAACACATCAGTCATGGTGCACCATGGTTCATAATAATTCACCTGTTACGAAAGATAAATATTCCAGTTTATATGATTTATGTGATTGACGTGTCCAGTGTGCACAGATTCAAGTAGTTGTCACGTCATGTCAAAAAACACAAACTGTGCAGATCCGTTGAATTGGTTTATTATAAGTGAAACACTTGAGTTTGCTAGACAGTGTGTTAGCCTTATCAATTGCTTACTGATGATGACACATAGCGACAGAGATAAAAGTACCTTTTTTTGAAAGTAGCCTACCTTTACCTGTTGAGAAACACACATGAAAGAGCTGTATTTGTGATGTTTGAGTTGGGGGATGCACAACACATGAAAGGGGCATTTGCAAAACATGcttttgtattttgtaattCCTCTAGTGTTGCAGAAActacatacttcacctttaatgTTGCAGTATTAGTCTGTGTATTGGACATGAAAAAGTGGTATTGAGCCATCCCTACCATCATCATGCTGCAGGCCCAAATAGGCAAGATGCCAAAAGAGCAACAAAAAATTGCCATTGCCATTTATTTCAGTCTTGTAAAACGTAATTTTACAGAAAAGACAATGAAATTAATTCTTGTTACACACATCTTCACCTATTTACTAAAAAAGAAACTTGTAGtgataaaagtaaaaaagtagaaatataaaatgtgaaattaaaaatatacaaattatCTAAGATTAAAAGACACTAAAAGAATCATGTTTTTGTTAAATCAAGTTTTAGCTAATGTGTTCAGTTAAGCAATAACTCAAAtgacaaattacttttttaaagtttgattTCACGACGTAtcttgctatatatatatatatatatgttgttttgttttccttttctAATTGGATGCCTTAGCTTTATTTTGCCTTtcgtaaaaaaataaataaataaaataataatatatatatatatatacatatatatatatatatatatacatatatatatatatatatatatatatatatattttttttttttttttacgaaagGCAAAATAAAGCTAAGGCATCCAATTagaaaaggaaaacaaaacaacatacaTAGCTACTAAATATCTATTTAGAGTCTTACACCACAATATTctatataatgttattttttcccccaaataaaAACTGATAACCTGAAGATATTTCTATCAAAATACCAGAACTCTCCCTCTTTGCAATATACGATTTGCAGGAATTAAGTCCACATTAAAAATGGTGAAGGTACAATTATCATGTAATATTTTGATttcaaatgtaataaaaaaggAATTATAGTAAAAGTCAGCTGTATTCATTTGGATCTACAAACTAAAGTCATATTGTTTATTTGAAAGGTTCTAGATTGCCTGTTAAGGCAGAGTCCATGAGGTCATCATCCTCTGTATGCATATACACAGGACTTGGACGTGAGGACCGCTCAGAGCTAAGCAACAGCATTGAAGTTTCTGAAGCTATAGGGGATCTGGACCAGCCATCTGTCTTTGCTGTGTAAGAGGATGGCCCACAAGACATTGctgactttttcttttctttatctCGATCTCTGTCCCTATCCCGCtctttctgcttcttcttctcttttttatGTTTCTTGTGTTTTTCACTCTGGTTAATGGATATGGAACTCATGTAGTCTTGCATGGGTTGGTGTGGTCTCATAGTTTGGTCATCATCAGAGTTAGGACTGTTCTGATGAGACTTTTCAGCAACTGAACTGCTACCAGACTCGCTCTCACTGTCTGGATTTACAGGCGTGTAGCCAGGAGAACGGCTGTGGCTTGGGGAGCTGCGGTCATGTTTTGGTGTAGAGCCACTAAAAAGGGGTGATGCTTTGTGGCCTGAGTGCTGGGAACGCATGGCACCATCTCCAGAAATTTCTCCAGGTTTCTGAAGGGTTACTTTAGATTTAATACTTGGAGAACCCCCTTCTGGCTTGCTAATAATAATCTTTGCCACACCAGTGCCAGTCACTGCACTACTTTTAGAATCAATCATCTTCTTGTCACCAGAATTGCTGCCTGATCCAGACACCTTGGATTTGCCATCTTTGTCTGTCTTGTCTCGCTTGCTCAGAAAATCACCTCCCTGGGAGGACATACCATGCTTGGAGGATGTAGGACCAGCATTTTGTGGCATTACCCCACCTGCAGTGCCACCACAGCCTTCACCCTCCTCCCCACCAATGCCCCCACTACCTACACTCTTCAGTTTGTCAATGACTGCGGTAAGAGATGGCTTTTTGTTTCGGCTTGGGGACTTTCCCTTTGCATTAGGGTTACTTACACTGCCACCACCTCCTCCACCACTGCAACTCCCACCACTGTTCCCATACTGTGAATGACCACTTGAAGAAAAGGGCATGGAGCCAGATGATGAGGAGGAGCTTGCAGAGGAAGTAGATGTAGAAGTGCTTGTGGATGAGCTACTGCCTAACTGTTTTTGAGTACCCATTCCACCACTTGAAGAGGACTTGGACCCTCCTGATCCTCCACTACCTGAGCCAATAGGGGATTTAGCCTTAGATGAGGGTGGGGTTCCAGGCACCTGGCCTTGTTGAAGTTTCATTGGAGAGGACAGCTTGTCTGAACTTCCAGAACGAGAGTGTGAGGGTGATATGTTGGGCTTGATGTTGGGATTCATGAGTGAGCCAGGAGGCTTACCACCTTGGGGCTTATTTTTGTTTCCACTTCCTGTTCCACTGCTGCTACCACTGACTGAGCCTGACAAACCGTGCTTTGTTATGGGAGAGGAGGATTGCTTGCCTGTGCCCATTCCCATGGAAGATCCTTTGGATTGAGAAGGCATACCACTTCCAAGACCTGCAATGCTTGATGGTTTGGGAATATTGCCTTGCCCAGCAGATCCTTCAAGTTTACTACTTTTTATCTTCcctgaagaagaggaagagtgggAATGGTGACTTTTGCTATTGCTTGTGCCACCTGTACTACCAGTGCTTCCACTTGTTGAGCTACTTGATGTGTAGCCTCCATGAGATGACGTTTTTCCTCCAGTTAAAGTCCTGGGTATCTGTATAGTGATTTTTGGGATTGGTGGAGTAGCACCTCCTGGTGGGGTCTGAGACCTGCCTGAGCTCCCAGGGGACTTAGATCCACCCGCATTTACCAATCCTCCGGAAGTGGCACTCCCAGAAGGAGGAGTGTAAGGTCGACCCCCTGAGCTGTGTGAAGGTGACTTGCCATCTGGATCCAGCTTTTTGCGTTTTGATGTTTTGTCTTTTGATTTGCCCTCACTTGAAGGAGTACGACTGCGTTTTACCTGCTTCATTTCAGAAGAGCATACACTCCCCATTCCTATTCCAGAATTTCCTCCTCCATGATCTTCCTTTGCCCTCATCTGCTGCTGTTTAACCTTTGTATCAccacttttaaaatcattaccAGCTACCACAAtgcccatcatgagtggacttTGGCCCCCACCAGTATGAGAAGGGTGTGAGTCTGCCATATCTGATGCTGGACCCAGTATTGGCTTTCCTCCAGCACCATTTCCAACAAAAATACCCATTTCAAAAGGGTCTTTCAATGAAGTCTCTGGAGTATTTTGGCCGTGTGAGGCAGGATTTTGTGGTGTGCCTGT encodes:
- the med1 gene encoding mediator of RNA polymerase II transcription subunit 1, whose product is MCCIYFSLPRCMSIPVTMRAIRRKAETIQADTPALSLIAETVEIMVKKNLPPTGSPGYMGMGTGPDGTNPMGLPGLSSGTNTAGSSSVVGVGGSGSFQGPITSLFNMGRTGQGGSCMDTMGQVGGQQQAMQQQHQQSQSHGSDDFNKVTQNPILTSLLQITGSVGSSPTPQPSQPHQTPPTTTSPASNTKNHPMLMNLLKDNPSQDFAALYSSSPLERQNSSGSPRTDSQGQSCPGTKGKKKRPRGSDKGVMGAGGGMSMKQQLQQQVGGMTQQHHHTHHSEDDFHRELFSMDVDASQNPIFDVSLPGDGLDTPHSITPAPSQCGTPPSGPGMPYHPHCHVQPQTQVQSQPQGSIPCMVRLSSSDSIGPDINDILSDIPDQANKGSNSSHGQHLMAGEEGGSMGTPLRDSSSSGQGSTVFEADLFNANSNENPFTDAADLIAEAATAATPNSDSSSTNFFPDTDFNPELLSGQGSFSQTYFEDSSPSPDPDLELVKSFSGGSQQNTPTGTPQNPASHGQNTPETSLKDPFEMGIFVGNGAGGKPILGPASDMADSHPSHTGGGQSPLMMGIVVAGNDFKSGDTKVKQQQMRAKEDHGGGNSGIGMGSVCSSEMKQVKRSRTPSSEGKSKDKTSKRKKLDPDGKSPSHSSGGRPYTPPSGSATSGGLVNAGGSKSPGSSGRSQTPPGGATPPIPKITIQIPRTLTGGKTSSHGGYTSSSSTSGSTGSTGGTSNSKSHHSHSSSSSGKIKSSKLEGSAGQGNIPKPSSIAGLGSGMPSQSKGSSMGMGTGKQSSSPITKHGLSGSVSGSSSGTGSGNKNKPQGGKPPGSLMNPNIKPNISPSHSRSGSSDKLSSPMKLQQGQVPGTPPSSKAKSPIGSGSGGSGGSKSSSSGGMGTQKQLGSSSSTSTSTSTSSASSSSSSGSMPFSSSGHSQYGNSGGSCSGGGGGGSVSNPNAKGKSPSRNKKPSLTAVIDKLKSVGSGGIGGEEGEGCGGTAGGVMPQNAGPTSSKHGMSSQGGDFLSKRDKTDKDGKSKVSGSGSNSGDKKMIDSKSSAVTGTGVAKIIISKPEGGSPSIKSKVTLQKPGEISGDGAMRSQHSGHKASPLFSGSTPKHDRSSPSHSRSPGYTPVNPDSESESGSSSVAEKSHQNSPNSDDDQTMRPHQPMQDYMSSISINQSEKHKKHKKEKKKQKERDRDRDRDKEKKKSAMSCGPSSYTAKTDGWSRSPIASETSMLLLSSERSSRPSPVYMHTEDDDLMDSALTGNLEPFK